Part of the Debaryomyces hansenii CBS767 chromosome C complete sequence genome is shown below.
GCGACTTCACATGGATAATTAGCTGTAACCTGCaatttacaagaattttatcaatttcgGTTAACCGGGGCGGCAAGCTCAGGATATAGAAGAGCGTGATGATAATCATCGATAACTCGGTATGTGCGGCTGGAAAGCGACGCATGTCATTGCCAAATAGCGCAAGCAACTGGCGCTTATGCCTCGAATACTGCGGGACGTCAATGCACTAGGTGAACGAAGCCATGCCGTCGTTGAGGAGTGAATCGTCCACCGAGTACTTCAACCTCTCAATATTCTACCATGAGATTATTTAATCATAATCactaattctaatatttccTGTCACAAACATCACAATTTCTTCGTTATTCCACCCATATATCTTCCTCTTTTATCAATAACATTATATACACTTTTCataaatacatatattatCCTATTCATCTCTTCCCATTTAAATATCCATTCCAGAAGCCTCctcatataatttttaaaatattatatgatattattaaaagaacATGTTTAACAATTATGAACctttatataaaatattgcaTTACTCCAGTGTAATAGTAGATCCGTAGAACTTAACATAAACTGTGCCGCTACATTGACTATATGTAGAGGTGTAGATTTGACGTCTATCGCACCATCGCAGTCGTAGTCATATTTGATGACGCACTTATGACGTAAACTATAACTTGAGTTTGCGTTTCCTGTTAAATGCATGGTTATGAATATTGTtgtagaaatatttttagttACATGCATAACTGTCAATCATGTTTTTTCTTCGCTTATTTGGCTTCTTGTCAATTACGAAAATGAATCATGTCGATAATCCGGTTTTTATTCACCGTCGATATGGGTATCTTATACTTTCAGCCCAAAAAGCTTTAAGTTATAGTTTCAGTTCTAGTTCTCCCTTTGTCTTACTAAACCTAAAGATGGTCTTGTTATCATAAACAaatcatataaatatttgaccCGGAGGGGAAGATAATTGTGAGGTATTAGATATTATGAATACGACACGAAATATACGGAACCTTTCGGGATTTTTTGATAGTATTATCGGTTTAGAAAAAAAAACCACATATCTTCTACAAAACTGTTCgcaattaataaatttttgtttaattttttccaaGGCTTTTTATTTTCGGTTTACTACAGTACTAATTGTGAATGTATAGCTTAAGAATGTCAATATCTACAATAAGACCCCAAGAGATGCTCTTAAAGACAAGACATAAACACAAACTCTTCTGCATTTTCTCAGCATTGGTGTTAAGTTTTATCATCGCCAATCTATACTTCGAACAAGCATACAATTATGTTTCAGGAAATACTGAAAATAACAAAGTAACATCACTTGATAAGCAATATTCATCTATAACAAGTGGTGAGTCTTCTGATCTTGTTGAGAAATTGTCACATAAATTTTGGAACCATACTTTCACCATcatgaataataatggattAGATTTTAATAGCAATGAAATAGAAGGTGTCATTCATTACAATGATAAATCAGAACAAGATTTAAAGACGTCTTCCAAAGATGGCTTGCTTTCTAAAGCAAAAATTTCTAAAGAAACGTTTAAGGAATTCAAACAGAAGCatgattcattattgaatgaattaCCGCCAGTGATATCTGAATCAACATACAAGCCGAACTCTAGCGGAATAATTTATGTTGGGGGAGGTAAGTATTCATGGTTGTCATATATTTCACTTTTGGGGTTAAGAGAAACAGGATCAAAACTTCCTGTTGAAATCATGCTACCGACAATTAATGACTATgagaaagaattagaattttgCGATGTATTACTTCCAAAACTCAATGCTTCATGTGTTGTTATTCCGAATTCCTTAGGATCATCAGTTCTGCTGTTCTGgtctaataaatttagGAGTTATCAATTCAAATCCTTGGCATTAATGACGACCTCTTTCCAGAATGTATTGTTATTAGATTCTGATAATATTGTGATTGAAAATCCAGATACATTCTTTGAaagtaaattattcaaggaATATGGTATGATAACCTGGCCCGATTATTGGGAAAGGACAATTTCACCACTTTTTTACAACATATCAGGCGTTAAAGTTAacgaaagaagaagaatcagATACAACCGTCTCCCGTTGCAAGTTTCACTTGAAGATAATCTTACAGAGAAAGAGTCCAAAGAAGTTCCTTATCATGATTTAGATGGAACAGTACCAGATTTGTCAACTGAATCTGGccaattatttattaacaaGGCAACTCATGGAAGAacgttattattatcattatattataacaTATACGGGCCTAACTTGTACTACAAACTATTTTCATTGGGCGAAAAAGGAGAAGGTGACAAAGACACTTTTGCGGCTGCAGCGACAGTTTTGAAACAAACTTTCTATCAATTGAAGTCTTCAATAAAGGCTATTGGTCATTTCGACAGTGATGTCCATTTTCAAGGAAAAGCTATGGCACAAAAAAATCCCGTTGTCGACAATGAAATATTCCAGGATACGGTATTAAACacttttgataataataaaaaagcATTAGAAAAACCTTTGAATGAGAAGATTACAGAAAGGaaacaaattattgaagaatatttcaattctaacAATAACAATCCAATATTCGCAATGCATTGTCACTATCCAAAGTTAGATCCTTCAGACTTGATGAAGAGAAAAGATATTTATGACGAAGAAAGGATGCAACTACACTATAGGatgtataataattttacatTCAAAAGGATGGGTCAAGatgaacaaattgattttgaattaagACAATGGCAAAATATGCACAAAAGTTTATGCGAAGATAACTTGTATTTCGAGCATTTTAACAACACAAATAGAAAAGAGCTATGCGAATTTATCAACAACCAAGTAAGATGGTTGTCCCAAGGAACTAAACTGTTATAAACCAAGAGTCAGCGTTAAGAAATTTTACACCAGGAAAAGCCTTGTATCAGGGAGTATTGATAAATGTTAATCCCATGAAATGTTAATCCCATGAAATATGATAGtgtttcatttattttcaaactGAGCTATcctttctcttctttttcttttactttcttatatattttaaattatctGCACACTAATAGATTATCtcaaaatttatcattcaTGCCTACTATACTATAGAAATATAACTCACCAGCTAGGGATCCTTGTATGTTAGTACCCCATTCTATCCCATTAAGTATTTATTAAGGATTCGTTACCTATCCAGTCAACCAGGTTCCCAGTATTTGGCCCATCACCAATCCCTTCACCCTAATTCCGACAGCCTCATGGACTTATTGATGAAACTTATGGCTGCATGGATTTATTCTTCATGGCCCTCTTGTTGCAGATAGATTTATGAGGATGTCTCTGACCTTCAAGTTCGTTTCTCCATTCTCATTTTTCTCGGTTACGGcgttttcttgttttccACATAGACATCACGCCACAAATATCATGTACACTACCATGATGAAACTCACTAAGGTCAACCAGATCATGATAGCCTTAATAGCTCTCTGAGTTGTtcttattatattattgctgcaatgatattttgatttcttcattttcctCGCCTCTTTCTAGATCTGTAAATATTGGAGTATTAAGCATATTCCAACTTATTGACTCATTATGAGATTccaagaaagaaatatccTTTTTCCAGTTTGAAATCTATTATGGTAAAATTATGAAACCTCTTATGGAAACCTGGAAAGTTACTCTTTAGTTCTTTTGTGGGAAATAGCgatttttaaattttttaccTCGCGTCTGATTGaatacaataatatcatGCATATAATGCATACATAATAATTCGATGATATCTTCATGCTCCATGATATCATGCAATTCCAAAACAAGTAAAATAAAAGGTTTATTAATAGCAAATAAATCTGAAGTCGTATATACAACTAAGTCTCAAGTAACATATATagaaattatattcttttgaataGCTTGTAAGTGGGTTTTTTAGTTCTGCTATTGAACTAACAACaaacaacaacaaatcaaattatattcGACAATTGGCTGCCACTTTAAGTGTTGACGTTAAATAAAAGACTTTAATCATATCGTTTTAGCGCTTATCTGCATTCTCATAAGTTCAAAGTCAAGATGAACTATTACGAAGAACTGTAGGACGAGTAAATTGCCATTTTGCGTCATCTCGTATTGAAAATACCTTttgattaaaattataCAGGATCGGAGCAATAAGTTCAGATAAAgctataataataatagtgtCCTTCATGAAGTTACGCAAAAGGTTGTGGTATTGAAAAGAGAGAATGCAAAGAGCTGTCAAGTGTAACTTTctcaaaattataatactCTACTGATtctattaaaaaaaattgtccATTGATGGACGAGTAACTATGTACCTCTTTTCGCGttaattgaattcattactACCTAGGTTTGATATACTCCAAATAGAcgaaaatttttcttttccaAGTAATTGTCGGACGACCCGGATTAATTCTGAATTAAAGGTTTTATGATCGTTACCATAATCTAGATAAATTTTGCATTACGTCATTTAATAATAGGTTCCATAAACTTGAAATAGACTGTGCCGATAAATGCACGGCTGTTTGCCGAAAACGAAAAAGAAActtgaagataaataatttgagaTGATGTCAAATGTATAATCGCGTATTTCTTGTTCAAAATCATGTAATGTGATTGTTATATATGCTAAACAAAATGCAGACTGCACATTCCGTATGGACTCGGACATATCGTACCCATAGGCAGGATATAAGTATTTAAATGATGAATGTTAATTGACTAAATGGTATGACGATCCAACATAGCGTAACCTCCAAGACGTAGTGTGCGACACATCAGAAACAACAAATTGCAAGTTATAGTTGTGTcaaataacaaaaaattaGGATTTTACATTCGCATTTTACGACGTTGTATTTTATCCATCATATAGGTTTGCACTCTTTAATTTTCGAGTTTCAAGTTGGAAATTCATGTGTTGTGGAGTTGAATGGTCACAATATGAAAAGCAGAAGTGCATTCgaaaatattttagtgGAAGctcatcaacaaataagatagataaaatatttcaacagaCCGAACAACCATAAAGGACTTCGTTCCTAATGTGCGGTTATATGCTTGACTAAAATTCTTCGATAACGTAATACAGTCTTAccttctttttttttatacCAGTTTGCAAACATTTACGTCATTGAACCCGCGACATTGCACCTAAACGAGTGTGCACCTTAACTATGGGAAAAACACGCTAACTCCAAGTGCAGGGGATAGTTCGAAGCCAGTTAACATCACTACACTTTGCGATAGTTTGATAATACCTTTCATATATATCTTGTGAAGAAAGGGGTCAAATGTCATATTCGCCTTAGACTAAAACAGGTGTAAGGATattctaatatttataGATAGCGCAATACTTGAGGCGTAAAAAGAATTAACGGTAAAAGATATAAAAGAAGACAACAAATTTAGGAGTCCTGTTATTCTACATATATACTGTAAAGGGTTCAGTGCTAGCAGAGTATCACGAATACTACTTCACCGTAAATGAATAATTAGTTGGGCTTCTCCGTGTACGTGGTAATGAACAGTCTTACATCCGTGAAATGGTTTGGAACACATAGCAAAACATCTCGAGGTCCGCGTTAACGTACTGAAGGAACAAGATGCACCGCTTGAGGATCTGACGCAATTCgtaataattatattcaatCAAGCGCTTTTTCACTAGCTACATCCTCATCGTACATATTTCTTGCCATTAATAAGGTCTTTTCCCAATTAGTGAAGTCGTTAATTGActttttattcttcttgCAAGCTcgaaaaaaattattcattattccGAAAAATCTATCCTTTACTGCGTCGATGTCGTCCATTTCataattcttgttgttcACTCTAGCTTTTACTTGTCTATTGATGTCtgcaataatttcttgCCAAACTTTTTCACCTTTATATGAACCTTTAATATATCTGAAAGGTCTCTTCTTAATCATATTAGTTACCAAAACCAGTTCGATTACTTCTTCCGATCCCTTTCTTAATTTGTAAAAGTGGCTACCTTgaaatccaaatattgaCACTAAGTGTAAgaacaaattattatatgtTTGTTTTTCATATCCTTTTAATCAAGCGTATCCCTCATAAAAAATACAAGTGACACAGAAAATCATGAGTGGCTTGAAAGAAAGGTTAGCGTAAACATATTTCAATGTAGCCATGGTTGTTTATCTTATGAAATACGTTTTGGGAGGGAAAAAGTTTGAGCTActatttaaattaaaatttcgGATGAGTCTGTCCCAATCATTTGATTCCTGTATCTAAACGTTTAAAAGAACACTTCTGCTCCTTGCGAGCCATTTTTATTTCGTCGCAAACTTTACAAAGGCTCTTCCTAGACTTACAAAAAGTTTAAACTATGTCATATTTGGACAAAATTAGTTGGATACTTAAAGTGCTTATATCTTTTTATGTTATTCTTATTGCTggtgaaatatttcttatttatgatgatattattaaagtCAGTTCAAGTATAGTCTTAGGTCAAATCTTCTTTGGACTAATTTTATCCTATGGTACTTTTACTTTCTAATTGATATTCGCCGCAAGAAAACTTTCGGAATTTCTAGTTTTAGAAACTATAGAAAAAAGACCATTTAGAGAATTACATTCAAACAAACAGGTTGAAATTTGGAATGATATCTCCTCTAGTTTTATTAGTAAGTGCAAGAAGTATACCCTATTTCGTTACCTGCCACTGCCAACCATCTACAATTTAGAGCTTAGTTTTGAAAGAAGCATGGcttatattgataaaaagtTAAACACAAAATATAAAGGTAAGACCGAAGATGAGATTAATGGAGCGGATGCTGTCCTTGTTACCGCCAAGAAAATTTACGATAAGGATACTAATGATCACTACAATgaaaacattttcaataaagatgacAACTGGAAATGGTATGGTACAACTTTACCATTACAATCACTGAGCCTACCAAATTCGAAGAACATGAAAAATGGGTTTCTATAACTAGAAAAGGACTCACAACTATCCTCAGtgt
Proteins encoded:
- a CDS encoding DEHA2C00330p (weakly similar to uniprot|P38069 Saccharomyces cerevisiae YBR015C MNN2 Alpha-1 2-mannosyltransferase), which encodes MYSLRMSISTIRPQEMLLKTRHKHKLFCIFSALVLSFIIANLYFEQAYNYVSGNTENNKVTSLDKQYSSITSGESSDLVEKLSHKFWNHTFTIMNNNGLDFNSNEIEGVIHYNDKSEQDLKTSSKDGLLSKAKISKETFKEFKQKHDSLLNELPPVISESTYKPNSSGIIYVGGGKYSWLSYISLLGLRETGSKLPVEIMLPTINDYEKELEFCDVLLPKLNASCVVIPNSLGSSVSSFWSNKFRSYQFKSLALMTTSFQNVLLLDSDNIVIENPDTFFESKLFKEYGMITWPDYWERTISPLFYNISGVKVNERRRIRYNRLPLQVSLEDNLTEKESKEVPYHDLDGTVPDLSTESGQLFINKATHGRTLLLSLYYNIYGPNLYYKLFSLGEKGEGDKDTFAAAATVLKQTFYQLKSSIKAIGHFDSDVHFQGKAMAQKNPVVDNEIFQDTVLNTFDNNKKALEKPLNEKITERKQIIEEYFNSNNNNPIFAMHCHYPKLDPSDLMKRKDIYDEERMQLHYRMYNNFTFKRMGQDEQIDFELRQWQNMHKSLCEDNLYFEHFNNTNRKELCEFINNQVRWLSQGTKSL
- a CDS encoding DEHA2C00352p (no similarity), which produces MIKKRPFRYIKGSYKGEKVWQEIIADINRQVKARVNNKNYEMDDIDAVKDRFFGIMNNFFRACKKNKKSINDFTNWEKTLLMARNMYDEDVASEKALD
- a CDS encoding DEHA2C00374p (no similarity) gives rise to the protein MAYIDKKLNTKYKGKTEDEINGADAVLVTAKKIYDKDTNDHYNENIFNKDDNWKWYGTTLPLQSSSLPNSKNMKNGFL